Genomic segment of Colletotrichum destructivum chromosome 5, complete sequence:
tcccagCAGTCTCCCGCCAGGACAGTCCATCTGTCGGCTTCATGGTATCATCCCGCCTTAGCCACTGCCTACCCGCTTGCCTGCTGTTCcacttcaccaccaccaccaccacttcACTACCACTGCATTACCAAGAATACGCTCGCCATGTTCGCAACCCCATGCCCCCTGCCGccttccttcctctctctgtccATATTGGATCGCTTTGTCGAGACAACTGCTGACCTTGTCTCTCAGGAATCCGCTGCGACGGCAAGTTCCCTTGTGAACAGTGCGTGCACGCCTCCCTCACCTGCAAGCGCGAGCATGTCCCTAAGAAGAGGGGACCGAAGCGCGGCCATGGACGGGTCATAAACGAGCTGCGCGCGAGGGAGTCATCCCATCAACTGCATCAGCTACCGCAACACACGATCCAGAAACCCTTTAATGCAGAGAATGCCCTCGAGAGCCCTACAGAGTATGTGAGGCGTCGATTATCAGCAGCCTGCCCGCCGCTGAACCTAGACagcgtcgacatcggcatGAGCAGTAGCGACCTGGGAGAGGCGGCCTCTCAACCCTCCTCCAATgcctccgcggcctcgactcCGCCGAgcttctgggccgccgtcacaTCCAATCCGGGACACAGCAACGTGCCGGAGCCCAGGGGCGTCTTCTCGAGCGACGAGTtcaggccgaggacgaggagctaCTTCCACATGATCCCCCAGCTGGTCGAGCTGTACTACGAACATATCTACCCTATCATGCCACTAATCTACATGCCCGCCATCCGCGAGACCATCAGCCGGCCCATGACGCCGAGCGAGAAGAACCTGGTCTACGCCCTGTGTGCCCTAACGTCGATGCACATGTCTGGAAAGAGCATCGGCGCGCCGGGGCCCACGTCGTGGGAAGTCGTCGGCCGCTTCTTCCTGGACGAGACCATCTCGACCCGGCATTCGTACGACTTCCTCGAGGATCTGTCCCTGTCTGCTGTCATTTCGTCCTTTTACCTCAGCACCTCCTTCTTCGAGATCAACCAGTCGCGCAAATCGTGGTACTACTTGCGGGAGGCGTTGACGAACGCGCAGGACCTAGGACTGCAGGACGACTCGACATATTACGGCCTTAGTCGCGAGGAGACGCTTTGCCGCCAGAGGGTTTTTTGGATCCTCTTCGTGACGGAAAGGTGAGCAACGAACCACCGGGGAGGGGTGACAGCAGAATCCATTCATTCATGCCCCTggctccctccctccctccccccaagCCCATCAAAAGATACAGCGCGCTAACAAAGTCCCGTGCCCGTACCAGATCCTTTGCCATCCTGCGCAACAAACCCATCACGTTCAAGAGAACGCCGTCGCTCCCATCAACGCGACACTCCTACGAGGGTCCGGACATCCACGCCGGATTCCTGCAACTCGTTTCATCCTATACCCCACTTGACGAATCGTTCGTAACGGCGTGGAACGAGGGGTCCGATCCCCGCGTCAGCGCGACGACGTTCTTGGCGCTGCAAAaccttctctccctcccccccgcgTTTCTCCGTCCGCGTGGGCGttcatcgccgccgcagccgcacAGCCAGCTGGCCGGCTCCTTTGGCGCTTCGTCTGACGCCCAAGATTCGGGCTCGCCGGAGCCGACGAATATTCAAAAGGCAGACCTACTTATCACACAGCAATGGCTTCGTCTCATTGTATGGCAATCGTCGATGCGGCAAGGTCTGCTGAGCTGGACGAACCCGGCTGACTCGAGCGGAAGCGTGTCACCGGAAGACGGGGTCACCGAGGGGAACAGCATGTGCTTCTCATTCCCCTTGACCGTTGCGCGCGACACCGCGGCGATCCTGTCGAGCCTGCCGAGCAAAGCCGTCGAGGTGCACGGAATGGGCATCATGGAGAAGATCTTTGAGATCGGAACCTGGTGCGTCAACGTGCTGGGGGCGTGCGAGAGCGTCggcttctcgacgtcgatggACTTCACCTCGGGCGACATGGGCGTGCTGGGCAGCGGCAGGAAAGGGGCGAGCCTGGACCCGATCGAGTTCTTCGTCCGAACACTCAGCGCCAGCGACAACTCCCGGAAGCAAttcgccgagaagctgctcaccgccgccggggagAACCCCGGAAGCATGAGGACGCAGCTTAGCCCCGCCATGTCCGGAATGGGTGCGTCGGCGGCttccgcggcggccgcggcggcggcgatgatggccagCAGCCAGGGGCCCAACGCAATCGACGCGACGGGATGGGGTCAGCAAAGAGGAAGTGTCGTTGGCGAAGTCTTTGAGGAAAACGAAGAGaacagcaacggcaacacgcatcatcaccaccatcaacagcaacaacagccaCAGCAGCAACTGGGTATGGGCGGCGCCTCGAtacaccatcatcatcagcagcagcaacaccaacatcaacaacatcaacaacaacgacaacaacaccacTCACAACAATCCGGCATGCAAGGCTTGGGACTGGGCATCGACCTTGGCACTGGAGAGACGACCGGCGGTCTGGGTGGCGTAGACATGGACGCGAGCAGTGTTGATCTGATGAGCCCACTAGGCCTGACAAGAAGCAACACATCCGACATGGCGACCATGGGCATGCCCGGCTTCGAGACGGCTTGGAGTcccagcagcggcggcaccggACCGCGAGAGTTTCCAGACTACGGCGCCGGGCCCTTTGCGACCcagagagaagggggaggggcgccGGGGTATGCCGAGATGGGAAGCGGGTTATTAATGCACGACCGGATGGTGGCCGGCGGAGGAACCATCGGAGGCCCCGTTGGCGGGGAGAGTCCTATGGTGGATGAgcgtcaccatcaccatcaccagcagGCAGATAATGGTCCTTACGATACGAGGAGggagaacaagaacctcggGTACCAAAACGGGGCCAGGGTAGGCCTGTGGCTGGGGACATGAGCCAGCTTCCGAGGCTTGGCTGGCCTGTTCACGCAGACGCCACGGTGaacagacggacggacggacagtACTGTCGGTCGATTGTACTCATATTCAACATTCGGATTATTGGCACGGGAGTAGGATAGGATGGGTAAAACTGGGAGCATTTCTTATTATTTGCCCTATGGGAAGAACCAGGGATTTTGCGTTTTCACCAGGTGTTGTCTCTTAGGAAGAGGAGGGGTCATAAGATGGTCAGGGGGGGGACttgaaaaaaaaacatcAGCCAGCAATCAATCTGGTTGTAGGAGgcggggaaaggggagggaagaggagtCTTGTGACCCTTTCTCATGACATTTGGCCGGGAGAGAGTGGTTTGATCTACGGACAGGGGGTTGagactcttttttttccctcctctcccccttccattCACGTGTACATGTTTATTATTtgggcgacgagaacgaacgaacgaacgaacaAATGGATGTTCCAACAAACCTCTTGCGCTTTCCACGTcttgtgtgtatgtgtgtgtgtgtgtaagtgtgtgTGCTTGATTGTCTGATTGTCTCTCGAGCAACGTCGTGGCCGGAGGGGACGGCCGACGGTCGGCTCGGGTATCCGGTATATCGGCGGGCCGGGGTGGCACGGTCgttgagggagggagggaagggggaggaggaggactcGTCcactcccccctccctcccccttctgAACGGAGTAGAACCCGAGCACGCATGACATGGGTGATTCCCGTCACGGTGCGCGCGGATGGCTTGGCAAAGGGGATGACGCCTTAATGCCTAGGTGTGTGAGGAGGAAtagaggaggagaaggaaggaaggggggaggttgTCTCGTGCCCTCGGgtctcgtcatcgcctcGCTCGCGGGGGGACACAGGCTCGTCCGTCCGTATCGTAGGAGACGATGCCTCTTCGCGTCCCGAGGACACATGATcgtgggggaggaggacccGGGGTGTGGGGGGGGAAGTGCTTGTCGGTTCGTTTCCGAGTCATGTTTATTCGACGTCCGTCGTCTTctgctgggggggggggcgccCGGTACTCTGTATCAGCAAGTAAGATCAACGCAGGGGAGAAGAGAGCGGGATGGGGGTTTTGTTCGGCGGCGCAGAGATGAGGTCATCTTACGTTTGGCATTCGTGTTGTGCTGTGTTGTGCTGTCCTCTGCACTGCATTTCTTCCGCGTGGTCGACGCCGTATTATGTTATATGTACGTTCATGCgactcctcgtcgcccgggGTATCcgcgggggcggcggacTGCCCTTTCTTTCGTCGCGACGTCATGGATGGGGCGGTTGGCGGTTGGGTGGGATGTGGGATGTCTGCGTTGGCTACCTTACTCTGGGGTATCTCGGGCCCGCCATATGGGTTTAATTTACCGCTCTGACAGGCCGGGTACAACCTCCTTGGCCTGTGGTCTGTGGTCGCTTTGGGGGGGACTGGGTTTGGGGAACAGACGGCTTTCGCGATGGAGGCGTTGCGGGCGCTACTTGAATGAGTCCCCAGGCGGGATGTCcgaaggaggggggcggggttCGCCGATATCGAGTGGAAGTGCCAGCGAGGGAAGACGTTaaggggagggagatggcGAGGGAGCATCCTCGAACACTCGTTTCTTTTGGGGCATGGTCAACATCACGAAAATGGGATCTCCGCCTTCGTCCGTCGCGCGGACTGTACAATGTCCCCCGGCCGCGAGGGGGGGGTCGGTCGCCATGTCCCGGAGCTACCCGCTTCCCGCGTGGTGAGGTCGGATGGGTGGTGGAGTCACGGATCGGCCATGCTGACTCGGGGGACCGCGGGTTCAAGGAAATTGGGGTGGTTCACCCAATATCATGGAAATCACGAGCGAGGAACGGGGTGTGTTCAGGAGCCCAAAGAGTCTTCGAGGCCTTTTTCTGGGGTTGAATTGCAACCCAGGCCTTGAAGGGATTGATTTGTCTGTGTGTGTTGATTTTCCCTCCCAATTCTAATAACCGAAAAGCACGTCTATGCCGAAAAACGCCAGCCACCTATCCGAGGTGTGTCCCATCTCCCGTCGTACAGATGTATGAGGGTATCAAGTTGTAGTAGTGTAAACAAGCTCAGAACCGCCAGAAAAATGTGCAAGTAAAGAAACAGGCATCAGGCGTCGCGACCATCTAGAAACGTCCACCACGTcttccaccgccgccaccgcccccaccacggccaccaccaccaccaccaccaccgccacgtCCGCCTGAACCAGCGCTGCGGCCctctccaccaccgccaccgccgccgccgcggtgTCCGTGGCGGCTCTTAGGCGCGTCCggaacgacgacgaggcctcTGGTGCCGCGGAGACCCATCTTGCCGACGGTGCTCTTCTGGATGGCGGGCGTCTCGGGGGACGCAAGGGCGTCGCGGGCAAAGATGTTGCcttcggcgacgagctgctcCTTCTCCCACTTGAGGGACTTCATCCAGTTCTTGTAGTAGCCCAGCCAGGCCTGGTAGATCTTGGCCTTTTgcgcctcgtcgatgcgCTGCTCGGCAATCTGGTAAACCTGGTCGGCGGACGAGAGGTCGGCCGGGCGGGTCTGGAAGGAGATCTCCTTGAGGGTCCACTGCGGGAAGAAaccctcgacctcggcgacgatgaagatgccgcggccctcggcgccggcgcgggcggtacggccgaggcggtggatGTACGACTCCTTGTCGGCGGGGATGCCGACCTGGAAGACGGTCGTGACGCCGGGGAAGTCCATGCCGCGGGCAATGACGTcggtggcgacgaggatgcctGACTTGGAGTCGCGGTAGTCGTTGGTCGTCTTGGTGCGCTTGCTCTGGGAGATGCGCGAGTGCAGGACGGCGGTGGGGGGCATGCCGGGGACGTTGGCGAGCACGTCGCCGTAAaagtcggcgagggcggccgtcggggcgaagatgatggccttgaagGCGTCGGGGCCGACGtgggcggcctcctcgcggatggcgccgaccatggccggggcgacggcggcgaaggtggGCACCTTGATGAGGTGCTGGGGCACGCGCTCGTGGGTGTTGGACTCGCCAGCGGGGATGGTGGAGATGAACTTGTAGCCCTTGGAgaggacgatgccggcgacctgctcgacgtgggcggcgatggtggcggaGAAGAGCATGCCCTGGCGGTTGGTCTTGGCCTTATCGGGGAGGGCTCGGACGATGTCCTTGAGGGCGGGCATGAAGCCCATGTCGAGGAGGcggtcggcctcgtcgagcacgagGGTGTCGAGCTGGTGGAAGGACTCCTTAATGTAGGCGTTGGACAGATGGTCGATGAGACGTCCCGGGGTGGCAATGAGGATGTCGCAGCCGTTGAGgatctgcttctcctcgcgGTCCTTGTTGGTGCCTCCAATGGCGATGCAGACGCGGTACTGCGGCAGACGCTGCAGCAGGGCCTgggcctccttggcgatctGCATGGCCAGCTCGCGGGTCGgggagatgacgaggagcgagatgccggcgccgcggccgcggttgttggtgatgaggGTCTGGATGGCAGGGAGGAGGAATGCGATTGtcttgccggtgccggtctTGGCCTGGACGAGGCAGTCGCCGCGCTTGGGGGGCAGAAGCTCGGTCAGGGTGGCGGCCTGGACGGGCATCATGTGGTTGAACTTGAGGTCCTGGGTGATGGCCTGGATCAGGGCCGGGCTGACGCCGACCATATCAGCGAACCTCGGCGTGTCCTCAGGAACGGGCTCGGTCAAGGGCGGCGCGGTGCTGTTCtgaggcggcgctgctgccggcgccgtggcgGGCTGGGCCGATCTCCCGTTGTAGGGCGCATCCCGGCGGTCGCGTCTGGGACCGCGGTTCTGGTTCGAGCCTCTTCCTCTGCGATCCATGATGTCTGTCGGGTTTGGGTGAGGTTGTTTtggggaaggagagagaagaaagggagagaagagaggacGGCGAGAAAATTCAAGCCGTAGTTGAGGGAGGTGATGTCAAAGGGAAAAAATTCCTGGGACAAACAGGGGACATCTGGCGAAACCTGCTCTAGGCAGACTCTAGCGCGCTGCGATAAGAGATCTCGGAAGGAGCGATAAGCTTCCTCAGGGGTCCTGCCGCCCTCCCTCAGCGCTCACCGCCCGGAGCCACtttgcccctcccccgctTCTTTTCTTATTTTATCCttctacctacctaccggatactctgtactctgttGTGTTGGCGAGAAGCTGTTTTTGGCCACAGAACACCGTCAGTTACTATCACTGTCACGATCACCACTTCAACGAGGAAGAGCACATCTTGATCATATATCCTCACCCTCACTTTTTCCTGTTCTGTTTTAACCCTAATTACTGTGTGATATACTCATCACGTCCCTAATCCACCTTCCATATTCATTATAGTTTCTTTGGACAATTGTATCTGACGGTGAAGGCAAGCGTAACAAAAACAGAGGGTATGGACACTGCGGGATAAATTACCTGCAACCGCTTGACGCCAGTATTCAACCGGGCCCAACTCCGAGTTGGTATGTctgtgcgcgcgcgcgcgagtACTAAATCTCACAAAAAACAATCAAACTGATCCGTCCTCCGTGTTTCCATTGCTGTCATCTCCCATGCGGCCGACGCTATGGTCGGCGAGACGATCGAGATGGTGTTTCAGGCGGCGCTGACGATGCGGGCGACGTGGGAGGAGACCTCTGCGTGTCATGATACGAAGGCGACTCCCGCATGAAACCTATTCCATCTGGTGATGCAACGGTGCTTGGCGAGATCGCGTTCGCCAAGCCGATGGTAGACGACCTGTGAAGAGGTGTTGGGAAATCCTCGCTTCGTAAGTCTGGGGTCGTAGGGAGCTCATGACGCTGCACGGAAGGGGTTAAGGGCCGGTCTTGGTCACCCGAGATCCGGTCGTGCTGATCCGACCCCCGTGTTAACGTCTGAGAGACGGCCGTCGAGCGAGGCTCGGTTTGCGAGGGCGACTGCAAAGTATCCTGAGGGCGGAAGCTGTCTCGCTCGATGCTGGGCGAGGCAGAGAGGGCGGGGCCGACCATGAAGCGCATCTGTTTGTCAATGTCCTGGCACAGGCTTCCCAGGAACATCTTGTAGACATCGCCGTCTGCGTGCTCCGTGTCGATCAGATCCCTTCACCTCTTGGTCAGCATACAAGAAAACACCCACAGGCCAACGCCAGACAAGAGGTTCTCCTTACGGGCACCCATAGAGCCTCATGTCATCGTCCAGCCGCCGGAGCCTCTCGACGGCGTTCATGTCTTGGCCAAACTGGACGAACTGTATCGTGACCGGGCGGATCGTTGATATGTCCACTTGTTCCTGCGACTTGCCCGGCTGTATGTACGAGAGGTCACCGTGCAGATCTCTCAGCTCGTGTATGATGGACCGCAGGTAGACGTCGATGGTGTGTTCCATTTGCATGCCTTTCCAGATGCCGTCCGTCAGAATGATGATGGTCTTCTTGCGCGGCGGCTTTTTCGACGCCTTGGCCCGCGTGTAGCGGTTGATGATGCGCGCGAGCTCCGGCACGATTGTGGTGTTGACCGCCTGTGTCAGCGACCTGGGCTTGTCCGGCTGTGCGAAAATCATGGCTTTTGTGAAGTCCTCGACCTGCTGTAAGCAAGATTCTGTGACAGTTGCCCTCGGATCGGTGTCCGGGTCCGTAAAGTACAGCTCCATCCCATTGTCATCGTATCCCAAAGATCGCCAGACAAGAACCTCCAAGAGGTGAGTCACTTGCGACCAGTGAGATGCCATTGTAGTGCCGTTGTCGATGAGATACACCTGATCTTGTTAGCCGAAGAACGCTGAATGCACGATCTGGGGGCGTCGGGCGCACGATGTCACGGTTCTTGAACTCCACTTCCAGGCGCTGGTCCAGATGCTCCGACATGTTCTTGCCCTTGACTGGCACAGGCTTTAGTTTGAATAGAGAACTGAAACTCTTCAGGGTTGGCCTAAATTTCATTCCGGTCTTCATAAGCTCGGTCCTCACTTGCCAGGCGGTAATGGCCTCGCGAGGCTTGACAGGCGAGTCGGGGGGTTGTGTTGTGCTCGACGTTCGGGTTCGTGAATGAGCCGGCAGCACCATGCGATCTTGTGACCGCTGTGCCACTGGCTGGATGGCTTGTTCCAAGAGAATACGACGGCTTTCAAACTCCACGTCGGCGGGCGGTAGGTTCGGAACCTGCGGTAGCTGCTTGGCCCCCTCGTCTGAGTCCACTCTTCTGATGCCTGAGTGTTGGTCGTACATCTGTTCGGACTGGAGGTCAATCCTCTGCAGCAGGGTGTGCAGATCTTTGGGGACTTGGGACTCTTCGGGCTCGGCGGAATCGAAGAGCTTGTCAAATTGTTGACAAATCTTTTTCGCAGACCATCGGTCTTTCTTAACAAGCATGTAGTCGTCCACCATGTCTAGTACGGCCTGCGTGTAAACGTCGTTTCTCCTTGCAGCTTCGCGGAGATACCTATGCCAATGCTGAACTTCTAAGAGCACGGCGTCCCCGTCGTGAAACGCGTCGCTTGAGTGCTCCGTGTTCTTGAAAATGGCTTCTCTTCGAAGTCGATTGAAGATAAGGACGCCTTGTGTCCCAAGCACTACATAAGTCGCGGCAATCGAAAGCACACACCCGAGAGACCACACGTCACTCGTTTGCGAAACGTCTGGCTTTTGGCGGCTCAAACCGTCCAAGTAGGCGGCTTTCTCGGGGGCGGCTGTGGATCAGAGTCAGCATGGCAGTAATAGAGGACGAAGGGAGGGCATGAAAGCACCGTAAGTCCTCGTCCCACCCGTTGACTTTGTTTTCTGATCCCTTGAACTACCGGCGGACTTGAGCCACATGCTTGCCTCCCCTGGATCTGCCAATTTAAATCGGTTTTTGACTCGAAGGATGTTCTCGGGTTTGATGTCGCCATGCCATCTAGTTGATCATTGTTAGTATTGAGCCGATACTTACGAAGATCAGACACCGAGAGACATACGTCAAATACTGCTGTCGATCAACGACAACCGTATGGATAGACGCCAATGCTCCCGAAATCTCTGCCATGGTCTGCCAGAATCCCAATATCTCCTTTGCCGAGATCGGGGGTGATTCCTTCCGAATTGCCGTGTAAAAGTCGAAGTCGGCTAGCTCCAATACGATATTCCAGCACTCTTCCAGTCCTCCACGATCGTCCGGCTCAAAGCTCTGGAACCAGCCAATGTACTTAATCATGCCTTCCTTGTTTTCGAGGTTGATGAACATTTCCTTTTCGTTGATAAAGTGCTCTTTTTTTGACGAGTTAAACTGTTTCAAGGCGAAGCGGTATCTCTGCTCACACGACTTAGCTCCCATGATGACTTACTGTACTTCACagatgaagggggggggggggggtagaCGCGGCACAGCTTACCTTTTCACCGGTTCCAAAACTGTCGGTGCCGTTTTCCTGGCGCTCGATCTTCGCTGACGCCATTTGCTTCTGAAGCCCGGGCCCAACAAGTTCTTCGGGTACCTCGACGGCGTATAGCGTGGCCGTGTTCACTCGAGGTCCTTTGCCGTCGCGGTACGGCTTGATCTTCTCTTTTCGTGAGAAGGGACTGATGATGTTGTGGATGCTGTGGCGATGTGAAGTGCCCATATCCATTTCAAACCTGATGGGACACCACGCAAATTGACTCTCATAGAACTTGTCGTGGAAGTCGGGATAGCCACGCGGTGGTTTGATATGTTTTCTCAAGACATCAAGTTCGATGGGAAGGGTGGCGAGGTTGCTGTTCCGGAACTCGTGGATCAGCGATGGCGCGTTGATATCTAGGAGATTGTAGAAAATCTCAAGATAGTTGTCGAATTCTCGAACTCGTAGTCGAGGAGGGCTAAGTTTCTCTCGAAGATATGCCGTCTGTCCAAGCCTGCCCAGATCGTCCTCGTAGATCGCAGGGCAGCTCGGAGATCGTTGTCGAAGTCGTGCGGTAACATTGTTCACCAACACGAACTGTTGGCCACGGGCAGAAGTTCGTGTCTGCTGCCGACGAAGTTCGCGAAATTCCAAAAGGGCTGTTTGAAACTGTTGCTCAAACTCTGGTTGCCTTGAGCCCATTGCTCTAGTGGTGTGTACCGTTTGAGGAACGGGTGTACAACGGTAACAGTGATGTGTCGCTTGGTCGAAGTCAACAGCCAAAGTATAGGAATGCCTTGTTTGTCAAAGAGCACAGCAAATGACATGAGAGGCAGGACCAAGTCCACAGGACCGAGCGGAATGGAATTAATATATAGCCTGGGTCAGGCCCAGTAGCAACAGCTTGGCCATGCGAATTAATAATGTCAGGTATAAAAGAAAGTCTCATGTCATGGCCGGGGCCCCGCCGATGGGGGGTACTCTGCATATTCCAAGAGGGAGGGCGCCCGCTGCCTTACCTGACCATTTGCGGCTGATGTGTCCCATTTCCATCATTTATCATTGGTATCGATGTAGCTAGCTGATGGGG
This window contains:
- a CDS encoding uncharacterized protein (Putative zn(2)Cys(6) fungal-type DNA-binding domain, transcription factor domain, fungi): MDDTDTARIAASRAGSAEVKTESPDDATVTSSTSTAESEQQQQHQQQQHHHQHQHQQHTFQHQQHTLQHQPGQQQQSAPLKRTVCDHCRRRRIRCDGKFPCEQCVHASLTCKREHVPKKRGPKRGHGRVINELRARESSHQLHQLPQHTIQKPFNAENALESPTDVDIGMSSSDLGEAASQPSSNASAASTPPSFWAAVTSNPGHSNVPEPRGVFSSDEFRPRTRSYFHMIPQLVELYYEHIYPIMPLIYMPAIRETISRPMTPSEKNLVYALCALTSMHMSGKSIGAPGPTSWEVVGRFFLDETISTRHSYDFLEDLSLSAVISSFYLSTSFFEINQSRKSWYYLREALTNAQDLGLQDDSTYYGLSREETLCRQRVFWILFVTERSFAILRNKPITFKRTPSLPSTRHSYEGPDIHAGFLQLVSSYTPLDESFVTAWNEGSDPRVSATTFLALQNLLSLPPAFLRPRGRSSPPQPHSQLAGSFGASSDAQDSGSPEPTNIQKADLLITQQWLRLIVWQSSMRQGLLSWTNPADSSGSVSPEDGVTEGNSMCFSFPLTVARDTAAILSSLPSKAVEVHGMGIMEKIFEIGTWCVNVLGACESVGFSTSMDFTSGDMGVLGSGRKGASLDPIEFFVRTLSASDNSRKQFAEKLLTAAGENPGSMRTQLSPAMSGMGASAASAAAAAAAMMASSQGPNAIDATGWGQQRGSVVGEVFEENEENSNGNTHHHHHQQQQQPQQQLGMGGASIHHHHQQQQHQHQQHQQQRQQHHSQQSGMQGLGLGIDLGTGETTGGLGGVDMDASSVDLMSPLGLTRSNTSDMATMGMPGFETAWSPSSGGTGPREFPDYGAGPFATQREGGGAPGYAEMGSGLLMHDRMVAGGGTIGGPVGGESPMVDERHHHHHQQADNGPYDTRRENKNLGYQNGARVGLWLGT
- a CDS encoding Putative protein kinase domain, von Willebrand factor, type A; amino-acid sequence: MGSRQPEFEQQFQTALLEFRELRRQQTRTSARGQQFVLVNNVTARLRQRSPSCPAIYEDDLGRLGQTAYLREKLSPPRLRVREFDNYLEIFYNLLDINAPSLIHEFRNSNLATLPIELDVLRKHIKPPRGYPDFHDKFYESQFAWCPIRFEMDMGTSHRHSIHNIISPFSRKEKIKPYRDGKGPRVNTATLYAVEVPEELVGPGLQKQMASAKIERQENGTDSFGTGEKRYRFALKQFNSSKKEHFINEKEMFINLENKEGMIKYIGWFQSFEPDDRGGLEECWNIVLELADFDFYTAIRKESPPISAKEILGFWQTMAEISGALASIHTVVVDRQQYLTWHGDIKPENILRVKNRFKLADPGEASMWLKSAGSSRDQKTKSTGGTRTYAAPEKAAYLDGLSRQKPDVSQTSDVWSLGCVLSIAATYVVLGTQGVLIFNRLRREAIFKNTEHSSDAFHDGDAVLLEVQHWHRYLREAARRNDVYTQAVLDMVDDYMLVKKDRWSAKKICQQFDKLFDSAEPEESQVPKDLHTLLQRIDLQSEQMYDQHSGIRRVDSDEGAKQLPQVPNLPPADVEFESRRILLEQAIQPVAQRSQDRMVLPAHSRTRTSSTTQPPDSPVKPREAITAWQVRTELMKTGMKFRPTLKSFSSLFKLKPVPVKGKNMSEHLDQRLEVEFKNRDIVYLIDNGTTMASHWSQVTHLLEVLVWRSLGYDDNGMELYFTDPDTDPRATVTESCLQQVEDFTKAMIFAQPDKPRSLTQAVNTTIVPELARIINRYTRAKASKKPPRKKTIIILTDGIWKGMQMEHTIDVYLRSIIHELRDLHGDLSYIQPGKSQEQVDISTIRPVTIQFVQFGQDMNAVERLRRLDDDMRLYGCPDLIDTEHADGDVYKMFLGSLCQDIDKQMRFMVGPALSASPSIERDSFRPQDTLQSPSQTEPRSTAVSQTLTRGSDQHDRISGDQDRPLTPSVQRHELPTTPDLRSEDFPTPLHRSSTIGLANAISPSTVASPDGIGFMRESPSYHDTQRSPPTSPASSAPPETPSRSSRRP
- a CDS encoding Putative ATP-dependent RNA helicase DEAD-box, Helicase superfamily 1/2, ATP-binding protein, giving the protein MDRRGRGSNQNRGPRRDRRDAPYNGRSAQPATAPAAAPPQNSTAPPLTEPVPEDTPRFADMVGVSPALIQAITQDLKFNHMMPVQAATLTELLPPKRGDCLVQAKTGTGKTIAFLLPAIQTLITNNRGRGAGISLLVISPTRELAMQIAKEAQALLQRLPQYRVCIAIGGTNKDREEKQILNGCDILIATPGRLIDHLSNAYIKESFHQLDTLVLDEADRLLDMGFMPALKDIVRALPDKAKTNRQGMLFSATIAAHVEQVAGIVLSKGYKFISTIPAGESNTHERVPQHLIKVPTFAAVAPAMVGAIREEAAHVGPDAFKAIIFAPTAALADFYGDVLANVPGMPPTAVLHSRISQSKRTKTTNDYRDSKSGILVATDVIARGMDFPGVTTVFQVGIPADKESYIHRLGRTARAGAEGRGIFIVAEVEGFFPQWTLKEISFQTRPADLSSADQVYQIAEQRIDEAQKAKIYQAWLGYYKNWMKSLKWEKEQLVAEGNIFARDALASPETPAIQKSTVGKMGLRGTRGLVVVPDAPKSRHGHRGGGGGGGGEGRSAGSGGRGGGGGGGGGRGGGGGGGGRRGGRF